One genomic segment of Rhizobium gallicum bv. gallicum R602sp includes these proteins:
- a CDS encoding peptidylprolyl isomerase has translation MAEIKDPENTVILETTKGKVVIQLLPQVAPEHVARIKELSREKAYDGVVFHRVIPDFMAQTGDVQFGKKGGENFNPGRAGMGGSSKPDLKAEFSATPHVRGTCSMARSQSPNSANSQFFICFTDAPWLNKQYSVWGQVIEGMDVVDTIKKGEPVSDPDSIVSMRVAADA, from the coding sequence ATGGCCGAGATCAAGGATCCGGAAAACACCGTTATCCTGGAAACCACCAAGGGCAAGGTTGTCATCCAGCTGCTGCCGCAGGTGGCCCCCGAGCATGTCGCCCGGATTAAGGAGCTTTCTCGCGAGAAGGCCTATGACGGTGTTGTCTTCCACCGCGTCATCCCCGACTTCATGGCGCAGACCGGCGACGTCCAGTTCGGCAAGAAGGGCGGCGAGAACTTCAACCCGGGCCGCGCCGGCATGGGTGGCTCGTCGAAGCCTGACCTGAAGGCCGAATTCTCCGCGACGCCGCATGTCCGCGGCACCTGCTCGATGGCGCGTTCGCAAAGTCCGAACTCGGCAAACAGCCAGTTCTTCATCTGCTTCACCGATGCGCCGTGGCTGAACAAGCAATACTCCGTCTGGGGCCAGGTGATCGAAGGCATGGATGTGGTTGACACGATCAAGAAGGGCGAGCCGGTCAGCGATCCGGACTCCATCGTCTCGATGCGGGTTGCCGCCGACGCCTGA